Proteins encoded together in one Catalinimonas alkaloidigena window:
- the trxB gene encoding thioredoxin-disulfide reductase, whose protein sequence is MTQEHLQCLILGSGPAGYTAAIYAARAGLKPVLYQGAQPGGQLTITNDVENYPGYPEGIQGPQMMMDFQKQAERFGTDVRTGMATAVDFSGPVHRVTIDDQYTLTADTVIVSTGASAKWLGLSSEERLNGRGVSACAVCDGFFFRGQDVAIVGAGDTACEEASYLAKLCRKVYMLVRRDEMRASRIMQERVKRMPNIEIFYNTETLEVLGDHEVTGARIINNQTGHESTLDITGFFVAIGHKPNTELFVGKLDMDENGYLKTVKGTTLTNVEGVFACGDVQDHVYRQAVTAAGTGCMAALDAERFLVAKELV, encoded by the coding sequence ATGACACAAGAACACCTTCAGTGTTTAATATTAGGGTCCGGACCAGCAGGCTATACGGCCGCGATCTATGCAGCCCGCGCCGGTCTGAAACCCGTCCTTTACCAGGGCGCTCAACCCGGAGGACAATTGACCATTACCAACGACGTAGAAAACTATCCGGGTTACCCGGAAGGCATACAAGGTCCGCAGATGATGATGGACTTCCAGAAGCAGGCCGAACGCTTCGGTACGGATGTACGCACCGGCATGGCGACAGCCGTTGATTTTTCGGGTCCGGTGCATCGGGTGACCATCGACGATCAGTATACGCTGACAGCCGATACAGTCATCGTTTCGACCGGTGCTTCTGCCAAGTGGCTGGGACTTTCGTCCGAAGAGCGGCTGAACGGCCGGGGTGTTTCTGCCTGTGCGGTCTGCGACGGCTTTTTCTTCCGGGGACAGGACGTAGCCATTGTCGGTGCGGGCGACACCGCCTGCGAAGAGGCCTCGTACCTGGCGAAACTCTGCCGCAAAGTGTACATGCTGGTCCGACGCGACGAAATGCGTGCCTCCCGCATCATGCAGGAGCGTGTGAAGCGTATGCCCAACATCGAAATTTTCTACAACACCGAAACGCTCGAAGTACTGGGCGACCATGAGGTGACCGGCGCCCGGATCATCAACAACCAGACGGGACACGAAAGCACGTTGGACATCACCGGCTTCTTTGTGGCCATCGGCCATAAGCCCAACACGGAACTTTTCGTGGGCAAGCTCGATATGGACGAAAACGGGTACCTGAAAACCGTAAAAGGAACGACGCTTACCAACGTGGAAGGCGTTTTTGCTTGTGGCGATGTGCAAGACCACGTGTACCGGCAGGCCGTAACGGCCGCAGGCACCGGGTGCATGGCTGCCCTCGACGCAGAACGTTTCCTCGTAGCTAAAGAGCTGGTATAG